A single Pseudomonas sp. DC1.2 DNA region contains:
- a CDS encoding IS5 family transposase: MEQMSFADAEYAGKRKQTRRERFLIEMDQVVPWKGLVTLTEPHYPKGEGGRAAYPLMVMLRVHLMQNWFGYSDPAMEESLYETTILRQFAGLNLDRIPDETTILNFRRLLEKHELAGGILQVINGYLGDRGLLLRHGTVVDATIIHAPSSTKNKDSKRDPEMHQTKKGNQYFFGMKAHIGVDAESGLVHSLVGTAANVADVTQVDQLLHGEETYVCGDAGYTGVDKRPEHQDRKMIWSIAARPSSYKKHSKKRLIVRMRRKIEYAKAQVRAKVEHPFRVIKRQFGYTKVRFRGLSKNIAQQTTLFALSNLWMVRKRLMGMGEVRL, encoded by the coding sequence ATGGAACAGATGTCCTTCGCCGATGCCGAGTACGCTGGCAAACGTAAGCAGACCCGCCGCGAGCGCTTCCTGATCGAGATGGATCAGGTCGTGCCCTGGAAGGGCTTGGTTACTTTGACCGAGCCGCATTATCCAAAGGGCGAAGGGGGCCGTGCGGCGTATCCGTTGATGGTCATGTTGCGCGTTCATTTGATGCAGAACTGGTTCGGCTACAGCGATCCGGCGATGGAAGAATCACTATATGAAACGACGATTCTGCGCCAGTTCGCGGGCTTGAATCTGGATCGGATTCCCGATGAAACCACGATCCTCAATTTCCGCCGACTGCTGGAGAAGCATGAGCTGGCCGGTGGGATTTTGCAGGTGATCAATGGCTATTTGGGCGACCGTGGCCTGCTGTTGCGTCACGGCACGGTGGTCGATGCGACGATCATTCACGCGCCGAGTTCGACCAAGAACAAGGACAGTAAACGCGATCCCGAAATGCACCAAACCAAGAAAGGGAATCAGTATTTTTTTGGTATGAAAGCGCACATCGGCGTCGATGCCGAATCCGGCTTGGTGCATAGCCTGGTGGGCACGGCGGCCAATGTGGCGGACGTAACGCAGGTCGATCAGTTGCTGCACGGTGAGGAAACTTACGTGTGTGGCGACGCCGGTTACACCGGCGTGGACAAACGTCCCGAGCATCAGGATCGCAAGATGATCTGGTCGATTGCCGCCCGACCAAGCAGCTATAAAAAGCACTCAAAAAAGCGTCTGATCGTGCGGATGCGACGCAAGATCGAATACGCGAAAGCGCAGGTGCGGGCCAAGGTTGAGCATCCGTTTCGCGTGATCAAGCGCCAGTTTGGTTATACGAAAGTGCGCTTTCGTGGTTTGTCTAAAAACATCGCGCAGCAGACAACGTTGTTCGCTTTGTCGAACTTGTGGATGGTGCGAAAACGGTTGATGGGTATGGGCGAGGTGCGTCTGTAA
- a CDS encoding carbon-nitrogen hydrolase family protein, with protein sequence MKVELAQLAGRDNDTAYNLERALAAIAACAADTQLIMFPEGHLMGFASEETVAQVAEALDGPTVSAVIDAARERNVAVVVGMAENDNGRFYNTTLLITPEGVALRYRKTHLWASDRGVYEPGDRYATCLWNGVRVGLLICYDIEFPETARALAQLGAELLLVTNGNMDPYGPTHRTAIMARAQENQAFALMVNRVEEGDGGLLFAGGSALVDPLGTLLFEAGREAGQFAVELDLNQLTAARQDYRYLDDQRLKLPGEIVEHTDGLRELLIPGK encoded by the coding sequence ATGAAGGTCGAACTCGCCCAATTGGCGGGCCGTGACAACGACACGGCTTACAACCTCGAACGCGCCCTGGCGGCGATTGCTGCCTGCGCCGCCGACACGCAGTTGATCATGTTTCCCGAAGGCCACTTGATGGGCTTTGCCTCGGAAGAGACCGTGGCCCAGGTCGCCGAAGCGCTGGACGGCCCGACTGTCAGCGCGGTGATCGATGCGGCCCGTGAGCGCAACGTCGCGGTGGTCGTCGGCATGGCCGAGAACGATAACGGCCGCTTCTATAACACCACGCTGCTGATCACCCCCGAAGGCGTTGCCCTGCGTTATCGCAAGACGCATTTGTGGGCCTCGGACCGTGGCGTTTACGAGCCGGGTGATCGTTACGCGACGTGCCTGTGGAACGGCGTGCGGGTCGGCCTGCTGATTTGCTACGACATCGAATTCCCCGAGACCGCCCGCGCCCTGGCGCAACTGGGGGCGGAATTGCTGCTGGTGACCAACGGCAACATGGACCCTTACGGCCCGACACACCGCACCGCAATCATGGCCCGCGCCCAGGAAAACCAGGCGTTCGCGCTGATGGTCAACCGGGTGGAAGAGGGCGACGGCGGGTTGTTGTTTGCCGGTGGCAGTGCGCTGGTCGATCCGCTAGGCACGCTGCTGTTCGAAGCCGGGCGCGAGGCGGGGCAGTTTGCGGTTGAGCTGGATCTTAATCAACTGACGGCGGCGCGCCAGGATTATCGCTACCTGGATGATCAGCGGCTGAAGTTACCGGGGGAGATTGTTGAGCACACCGATGGACTGCGGGAGTTACTGATTCCAGGGAAGTAA
- a CDS encoding ATP-binding protein, with protein MSKPSNRRILLIDDTPSIHEDFRKILTPPPVQHAELDVMEAALFGADMKSASALFELDSAYGGQEGLGKLKQALMEHRPYAMAFVDMRMPDGWDGAQTIEHLWQQDPRLQVVVCTAYSDYSWDELLDRLQAHDRLLILKKPFDNIEVQQMANTLLTKWDMTERASVQVDHLGQMVERRTRQFKEASVELQREIDERKQLESQLVQSEKLASLGQLAAGVAHEINNPIGFLSSNLGTLDGYFKQLQEMLDAYREAEEAIVSTDVIERLRQLRERVELEFLREDIPLLIKESKDGISRVGQIVKDLKDFSRVDSNQQWQWANLHQGIESTLNIVASELKYTADVVKEYQALPEIECLPSQLNQVIMNLIVNASQAMGPQRGIITLRTGLDGETVWIEVADTGSGIEAQSLQKIFDPFFTTKPVGQGTGLGLSLSYGIVKKHHGNISVRSEVGVGTTFRVELPVRQTKLAL; from the coding sequence ATGAGCAAACCTTCGAACCGACGCATTCTGTTGATCGACGACACGCCGTCCATACATGAGGATTTTCGTAAAATCCTCACCCCGCCCCCGGTGCAACATGCGGAGCTGGATGTGATGGAAGCGGCCTTATTCGGCGCCGACATGAAGTCTGCCAGCGCACTGTTCGAACTGGACTCGGCCTACGGCGGCCAGGAGGGCCTGGGCAAACTTAAGCAGGCACTCATGGAACACCGCCCTTATGCCATGGCTTTCGTCGATATGCGCATGCCCGACGGCTGGGACGGCGCGCAAACCATCGAACACCTGTGGCAGCAAGACCCGCGCCTGCAAGTGGTGGTGTGTACCGCCTATTCCGACTATTCGTGGGATGAACTGTTGGACCGTTTGCAAGCCCATGACCGACTGCTGATCCTGAAAAAGCCGTTCGACAACATCGAAGTCCAGCAGATGGCCAATACCCTGCTGACCAAATGGGACATGACCGAGCGGGCCAGCGTGCAGGTCGATCATTTGGGGCAAATGGTCGAACGCCGGACCCGGCAGTTCAAGGAAGCCAGCGTCGAGTTGCAACGGGAAATCGACGAGCGCAAACAACTGGAAAGCCAGTTGGTGCAATCGGAAAAACTCGCTTCACTGGGGCAACTGGCGGCCGGCGTCGCCCATGAAATCAACAACCCCATCGGCTTCCTTTCCTCAAACCTCGGCACCCTGGACGGCTATTTCAAACAATTACAGGAGATGCTCGATGCCTATCGAGAGGCCGAAGAAGCCATTGTTTCAACAGACGTCATCGAACGTCTGAGGCAATTGCGTGAACGGGTCGAACTGGAGTTTCTGCGCGAAGACATTCCACTGCTGATCAAGGAATCCAAGGACGGCATCAGCCGGGTCGGGCAGATCGTCAAGGATTTGAAAGACTTCTCCAGGGTGGACTCTAACCAGCAATGGCAGTGGGCCAATCTGCATCAGGGCATCGAATCGACCCTGAACATCGTCGCCAGCGAACTCAAGTACACGGCCGACGTCGTGAAGGAATACCAAGCGCTACCCGAAATCGAGTGCCTGCCGTCGCAACTCAACCAGGTCATCATGAACCTCATCGTCAACGCCTCTCAGGCGATGGGGCCACAGAGGGGCATCATCACTCTGCGAACCGGGCTTGACGGTGAAACGGTGTGGATTGAGGTGGCAGACACCGGTTCGGGCATTGAAGCGCAGAGTTTGCAGAAAATATTCGATCCGTTTTTCACCACCAAACCCGTTGGCCAAGGGACGGGGCTAGGCTTGTCACTGTCCTACGGAATTGTAAAAAAACACCACGGCAATATTTCGGTGCGCAGCGAGGTCGGGGTGGGGACCACGTTCAGAGTCGAACTGCCAGTGCGCCAGACCAAACTGGCCCTCTGA
- a CDS encoding FMN-binding glutamate synthase family protein, translating into MSLSLLSRYAFFAVCVIFTLASLPFLQHDWLWPFTAVTGVLSLIGIFDLLQSPHAVRRNYPILGNIRYLVEGIRPEIRQYLLESDSDALPFSRAQRSLVYSRAKNESADKPFGTLIDVYQSGFEFIGHSMRPAPLTDPSSFRVMVGGPQCTQPYSASVFNISAMSFGSLSANAIRALNQGAKLGNFAHDTGEGSISAYHRENGGDLTWELGSGYFGCRTADGHFDPQRFAAQAQTPQVRMIEIKMSQGAKPGHGGILPKHKVTKEIAETRGIPMGEDCVSPSRHSAFSTPIELMHFIQQLRELSGGKPVGFKFCLGHPWEFMGIAKAMLETGILPDFIVVDGKEGGTGAAPVEFTDHIGVPMREGLLFVHNTLVGLNLRDKIKLGASGKIVSAFDIASVLAIGADWANSARGFMFAIGCIQSQSCHTNKCPTGVATQDTLRQRALVVPDKAQRVFNFHRNTLKALAEMLAAAGLEHPSQLSAKHLVRRMSATEIKLFSQLHVFLKPGELLTGEVDGEFYSRMWQMARADSFEPSEGVAA; encoded by the coding sequence ATGAGCCTGTCCCTCCTGAGCCGCTACGCCTTCTTTGCCGTCTGCGTAATCTTCACCCTCGCCAGCCTGCCCTTTCTGCAACACGACTGGCTCTGGCCGTTTACCGCCGTCACGGGCGTGCTGAGCCTGATTGGTATTTTCGACCTGCTGCAAAGCCCTCACGCAGTGCGCCGTAATTACCCGATCCTGGGCAACATCCGTTACCTGGTGGAAGGCATTCGCCCGGAAATCCGTCAGTACCTGCTCGAATCCGACAGCGACGCCCTGCCCTTCTCCCGGGCCCAGCGTTCGCTGGTGTACTCACGCGCCAAAAACGAAAGCGCAGACAAACCGTTCGGCACGTTGATCGACGTGTATCAATCGGGTTTCGAATTCATTGGCCACTCCATGCGCCCAGCACCGTTGACTGACCCGAGCAGTTTCCGGGTCATGGTCGGCGGTCCGCAATGCACACAGCCCTACTCGGCCTCAGTCTTCAACATCTCGGCCATGAGCTTCGGCTCGCTCAGCGCCAATGCCATCCGCGCGTTGAATCAGGGGGCCAAGCTCGGTAACTTCGCCCACGACACCGGCGAGGGCAGCATCAGCGCCTATCACCGGGAAAACGGTGGTGACCTGACCTGGGAACTGGGCAGCGGCTACTTCGGCTGTCGCACCGCCGACGGCCACTTCGACCCGCAACGCTTCGCCGCCCAAGCGCAGACACCGCAAGTGCGGATGATCGAAATCAAGATGTCGCAAGGCGCCAAACCCGGCCACGGCGGAATCCTGCCCAAGCACAAAGTCACCAAAGAGATCGCCGAAACCCGGGGCATCCCGATGGGCGAGGACTGCGTCTCGCCATCCCGCCATAGCGCGTTTTCGACGCCGATTGAACTGATGCACTTCATCCAGCAACTGCGTGAACTGTCCGGCGGAAAACCAGTGGGATTCAAGTTCTGCCTCGGTCACCCGTGGGAGTTCATGGGCATCGCCAAGGCCATGCTGGAAACCGGCATCCTCCCGGACTTTATCGTCGTCGACGGCAAAGAGGGCGGCACCGGCGCCGCGCCGGTGGAGTTTACCGATCACATTGGCGTGCCGATGCGCGAAGGGTTGCTGTTCGTACACAACACCTTGGTAGGCCTGAACCTGCGGGACAAAATAAAACTGGGCGCCAGCGGTAAAATCGTCAGTGCCTTCGACATCGCCAGCGTCCTGGCCATCGGTGCCGACTGGGCCAACTCGGCACGCGGCTTCATGTTCGCCATCGGCTGCATCCAGTCGCAAAGCTGCCACACCAACAAATGCCCGACCGGCGTCGCCACCCAGGACACCCTGCGCCAACGTGCGCTGGTGGTGCCGGACAAGGCGCAACGCGTATTCAACTTCCACCGCAATACGCTCAAGGCCCTGGCCGAAATGCTGGCGGCAGCGGGGTTGGAGCATCCTTCGCAGTTGTCGGCCAAGCATCTGGTACGGCGCATGTCGGCGACCGAGATCAAGTTGTTTTCGCAGTTGCATGTGTTTTTAAAGCCTGGGGAATTGCTCACCGGGGAAGTGGACGGCGAGTTTTACTCGCGGATGTGGCAGATGGCACGGGCGGATAGTTTTGAGCCGAGTGAAGGGGTGGCTGCTTGA
- a CDS encoding helix-turn-helix transcriptional regulator, whose product MTLSLDDIAWHRSVGQLIDALDKPNFWTQLVRLLDQYVTFDSWVALLFSADQHPLVFAECPGEDGSPDQLFQDYLRGLYLLDPFYIACREQSRTGLYRLSEVAPEHFELTEYYQRYFRLNVVADEIQFNCQLEGDRTLCLSLGSKQRFSGQQIALLSLIQPWVLGLLRQRLPYEINEVVALAPAPPQVDWRVQLEASVQQLKGAQLTARELDVGRLMLSGCSSKEIARKLEISVETVKVHKKHMYSKLGIKSQSELFSIFLQAQNA is encoded by the coding sequence ATGACACTCTCGCTGGATGACATCGCCTGGCACCGTTCGGTCGGGCAACTGATCGACGCCCTCGACAAGCCGAACTTCTGGACGCAGCTTGTGCGGCTGCTGGATCAGTACGTGACCTTCGACAGCTGGGTGGCGCTGCTTTTCAGCGCCGATCAACACCCGTTGGTGTTCGCCGAATGCCCCGGAGAGGACGGCAGCCCCGACCAGTTGTTCCAGGATTACCTGCGCGGCTTGTACCTGCTCGACCCGTTCTACATCGCCTGCCGCGAGCAGTCGCGCACCGGGTTGTATCGCCTGTCGGAGGTGGCGCCGGAGCACTTTGAGCTGACCGAGTATTACCAGCGCTACTTTCGTCTGAATGTGGTGGCCGACGAAATCCAGTTCAATTGCCAGCTCGAAGGCGACCGCACGCTGTGCCTGTCCCTGGGCAGCAAGCAGCGTTTCAGTGGTCAGCAGATTGCCTTGCTGTCGCTGATCCAGCCGTGGGTGCTTGGCCTGTTGCGCCAACGCCTGCCCTATGAAATCAATGAAGTCGTGGCCCTGGCCCCGGCGCCACCCCAAGTTGATTGGCGGGTACAGCTGGAAGCCTCGGTGCAGCAACTCAAAGGCGCGCAGTTGACCGCCCGGGAACTGGATGTCGGGCGATTGATGCTCAGCGGTTGCTCCAGTAAAGAAATCGCCCGCAAGCTGGAAATCTCCGTCGAAACCGTGAAAGTCCATAAGAAACACATGTACAGCAAACTGGGGATCAAATCCCAGTCCGAGCTGTTTTCGATATTCCTGCAGGCGCAGAATGCCTGA
- a CDS encoding cytochrome-c peroxidase, with amino-acid sequence MLPYRAFLLSLCVLTVSLTTGAAPLDEPLKPLPAVPQQDPQRVELGRRLFNEPRLSVNNSLACASCHRLDSGGADNKAFSIGFNGQPVAINTPSVFNASLNFRQFWNGRASTLEAQVHEVVQSPNEMGSNWEHVVQTLSADPTYHAAFAKAYSDGVTVGNVQNALATYERTLLSSHSRFDQYLLGDTDILSTDEKYGYQRFKDYGCISCHQGVNIGGNMFQKFGVMGDYFKARGNLTESDLGRYLVTRDEEDRNVFKVPSLRNVAVTAPYFHDASANTLEEAVDVMFKFQLGRMPSADDKALIVKFLKTLTGEWEGKPL; translated from the coding sequence ATGTTGCCTTACCGTGCCTTCTTGCTCTCACTCTGTGTATTGACCGTCAGCCTGACCACTGGTGCCGCGCCGCTGGACGAACCGCTCAAGCCGTTGCCGGCAGTGCCTCAGCAGGACCCTCAGCGGGTTGAGCTCGGTCGCCGGTTATTCAATGAACCTCGCTTATCGGTCAACAACAGCCTGGCCTGCGCCAGTTGCCATCGACTGGACAGCGGTGGCGCCGACAACAAGGCCTTTTCCATCGGCTTCAACGGCCAGCCGGTCGCCATCAACACCCCGAGTGTGTTCAACGCGAGCCTGAACTTCCGGCAATTCTGGAATGGCCGGGCCAGTACCCTGGAAGCGCAAGTCCACGAAGTGGTGCAAAGCCCCAACGAAATGGGCAGCAACTGGGAACACGTGGTGCAGACACTGAGCGCCGACCCGACCTATCACGCGGCATTCGCCAAGGCCTACTCGGACGGCGTCACCGTGGGCAATGTGCAAAATGCCCTGGCCACTTACGAGCGCACGCTGCTCAGCAGCCACTCGCGCTTTGATCAATACCTACTGGGCGACACCGATATTCTCTCGACCGATGAAAAATACGGTTACCAGCGATTCAAGGACTACGGCTGTATCTCTTGCCATCAAGGGGTGAACATCGGCGGCAACATGTTCCAGAAGTTCGGCGTCATGGGCGACTATTTCAAGGCGCGGGGCAACCTCACTGAAAGCGACCTGGGACGCTATCTGGTGACCCGAGACGAAGAGGATCGCAATGTGTTCAAAGTCCCGAGCCTGCGCAACGTTGCCGTGACCGCGCCGTACTTCCATGACGCCTCGGCGAACACCCTCGAAGAAGCGGTGGACGTGATGTTCAAGTTCCAGCTCGGACGCATGCCTTCAGCCGACGACAAGGCGCTGATCGTTAAATTCCTCAAGACCCTGACCGGAGAATGGGAAGGCAAGCCGCTATGA
- a CDS encoding APC family permease: MARLQRTLSLGSVVLFGIAYMTPIIVLGTFGILAQSTAGMVPAAYLAALVAMFFTAMSYGRMAAAFPVAGSAYSYVRKAISPKLGFIAGWAVLLDYLFLPMAIWLIGAAYLNSAFPAVPQWIWVLAFIGITSAINIVGLKLANGINALLMLVQALVLIAFVVLCIHYIGGDASTPLWTIKPFFNGDMQMPLIMSGAAIACYSFLGFDAVSTLTEETRDPRRTIPRAIMLITLIGGLIFVGVSYFVQIAHPAFQFENVDSAAYEIARNIGGDLFVSIFLIGLIVGQFASGLSAQASGSRLLFAMGRDGVLPKSFFGTLHEKYGTPVNSILLCAAVALLALKLDVTTSTSFINFGAFLAFSLVNLSVIFHYWIGGEKKGPRELVLFLVFPFIGLVADLWLMVSLDHLAIYLGLSWLAIGVVYLAVLTGGFRRQPPEMDFQEAT, translated from the coding sequence ATGGCTCGTTTACAACGCACCCTGTCATTGGGTTCGGTGGTGCTGTTCGGCATCGCCTACATGACGCCGATCATTGTGCTCGGCACCTTTGGCATCCTCGCTCAATCCACCGCCGGCATGGTCCCGGCCGCTTACCTGGCGGCGCTGGTGGCGATGTTTTTCACCGCCATGAGCTACGGGCGCATGGCCGCCGCGTTCCCGGTGGCCGGCTCGGCCTACAGCTATGTGCGCAAAGCCATCAGCCCGAAACTCGGCTTTATCGCCGGTTGGGCGGTGTTGCTTGATTACCTGTTCCTGCCGATGGCGATCTGGCTGATCGGCGCGGCGTACCTCAACTCCGCGTTCCCGGCGGTGCCGCAGTGGATCTGGGTGCTGGCGTTTATCGGCATCACCAGCGCGATCAACATCGTCGGCCTGAAACTGGCCAACGGCATCAACGCCTTGCTGATGCTGGTGCAAGCGCTGGTGCTGATTGCCTTCGTCGTGCTGTGTATCCATTACATCGGCGGCGATGCGAGCACGCCGCTGTGGACGATCAAACCGTTCTTCAACGGCGACATGCAAATGCCGCTGATCATGAGCGGCGCGGCCATCGCCTGTTATTCGTTCCTGGGCTTTGACGCGGTCAGCACCCTGACTGAGGAAACCCGCGACCCACGCCGCACCATCCCCCGGGCGATCATGCTGATTACCTTGATTGGCGGTTTGATTTTTGTCGGTGTGTCGTACTTCGTGCAGATCGCCCATCCGGCGTTCCAGTTCGAGAACGTTGACTCGGCGGCTTATGAGATTGCCCGCAACATCGGTGGCGATCTGTTCGTGTCGATCTTCCTGATTGGCCTGATCGTCGGCCAGTTCGCCTCGGGTCTGTCGGCCCAGGCCAGTGGTTCGCGGTTGCTGTTCGCCATGGGCCGCGACGGGGTGTTGCCCAAGTCGTTCTTCGGCACCTTGCATGAGAAATACGGGACCCCGGTCAACAGCATTTTGCTGTGCGCGGCGGTGGCTTTGCTGGCGCTGAAACTGGACGTGACCACCTCGACGTCGTTCATCAACTTCGGCGCGTTCCTGGCGTTCAGCCTGGTGAACCTGTCGGTGATCTTCCATTACTGGATCGGCGGCGAGAAAAAAGGCCCGCGTGAACTGGTGCTGTTCCTGGTGTTCCCGTTCATTGGCCTGGTCGCCGACCTGTGGCTGATGGTCAGCCTCGATCACCTGGCGATTTACCTGGGCCTGAGCTGGCTGGCGATTGGTGTGGTGTACCTGGCCGTATTGACCGGCGGCTTCCGCCGTCAGCCACCAGAAATGGATTTCCAGGAAGCCACCTGA
- a CDS encoding DAHL domain-containing protein: MKMSPRRSMALLSLAALILASTLLFLYLKSSSDQTSTYAESRDLIGQIKQLNAQWETEILKARIAINHNYDPLVTPLTEMTQMWERFDSMQLSQGRNDSPAWKRSRDAYLAAIEEKTRLVEQFKSHNAVLRNSLAFLPSAEDDIQQPLARQVDGDKLQLQNIATDTYDLLLSSLEFAQVTSDDKAADILVGLNKLGVNKLRLPEQFHGPIDLLSSHIALIAREQPIVNRLLENIEAIAVAERLDDITHLLNQDQQQADAVDQRYHFYMLVFSALLVLVLLYLAIRLMRSFTEINRVNKALQTANDDLERRVEERTRELKDTQSELLDTARQAGMAEIATNVLHNVGNVLNSVNISADLITRKLRSSKALGLGKAMQLINEHPTDLGRFLTEDEKGKLLPGYLNQLVAAIDLEQQGMTDELAQLTKSVDHIKDIVATQQSYAGANSLMEPLRISELLEDALRMNSGALTRHHVTVVKEYDDVPQVMGDKHRLLLILINLISNAKYAMSDLSDRARQMTLGVKIVDDTLLQISVKDDGEGIPEENMTRIFAHGFTTRQEGHGFGLHSCALAAIEMNGHLTAHSDGPGKGAQFILQIPLKTVAGDA; this comes from the coding sequence ATGAAAATGTCACCACGCCGGAGCATGGCACTGCTCAGTCTCGCGGCCCTGATCCTGGCCTCTACCCTGCTGTTTCTGTACCTAAAATCGAGTTCTGACCAGACCTCGACCTACGCCGAATCGCGGGACTTGATTGGCCAGATAAAACAGCTCAACGCGCAATGGGAAACCGAGATTCTCAAGGCCAGGATCGCCATCAACCACAACTATGATCCACTGGTCACGCCCCTGACCGAGATGACGCAAATGTGGGAGCGTTTCGACAGCATGCAATTGAGCCAGGGCCGCAACGACTCTCCCGCCTGGAAACGCAGCCGTGACGCCTACCTGGCGGCCATCGAGGAAAAGACCCGATTGGTGGAACAGTTCAAATCCCACAACGCGGTGCTGCGCAACTCACTGGCGTTTTTGCCCAGCGCCGAGGACGACATTCAGCAACCTCTGGCTCGACAGGTGGATGGCGACAAACTGCAATTGCAAAACATCGCCACCGACACCTATGACTTGCTGCTCAGTAGCCTAGAGTTTGCCCAAGTCACGTCTGACGACAAAGCCGCCGACATCCTGGTCGGGTTGAACAAACTGGGGGTCAACAAACTGCGGCTGCCGGAGCAGTTCCATGGCCCCATCGATCTTCTGAGCAGCCATATCGCGCTGATTGCGCGTGAACAACCGATCGTCAATCGACTGCTGGAAAACATTGAAGCCATCGCCGTGGCCGAACGCCTCGACGACATCACTCACCTGTTGAATCAGGATCAGCAACAGGCCGACGCGGTCGATCAGCGATACCACTTCTACATGCTGGTGTTCTCGGCACTGCTGGTCTTGGTGCTGCTGTACCTGGCGATCAGGCTGATGCGCAGTTTCACCGAAATCAATCGCGTCAACAAAGCGCTGCAAACCGCCAATGATGACCTTGAGCGGCGGGTCGAAGAACGCACCCGGGAACTCAAGGACACGCAGAGTGAACTGCTCGACACCGCGCGCCAGGCCGGCATGGCTGAGATCGCCACCAACGTGCTGCACAACGTCGGCAACGTCCTTAACAGCGTGAACATCTCCGCCGACTTGATCACCCGCAAACTGCGCAGCAGCAAAGCCCTTGGTCTGGGCAAGGCGATGCAATTGATCAACGAACATCCGACCGATCTGGGGCGCTTTCTGACCGAAGACGAAAAAGGCAAATTGCTCCCCGGCTACCTTAACCAACTGGTGGCCGCCATCGACCTCGAACAACAGGGCATGACCGATGAACTGGCCCAACTGACCAAAAGCGTGGACCACATCAAGGACATCGTTGCCACTCAGCAGTCCTACGCGGGAGCTAACAGCCTGATGGAGCCGCTACGCATCAGTGAACTGCTGGAGGACGCTTTGCGCATGAACTCCGGTGCCCTGACACGCCACCATGTCACGGTGGTCAAGGAGTACGACGACGTACCGCAAGTGATGGGCGACAAGCATCGGCTGCTGCTGATTCTGATCAACCTGATCAGCAACGCCAAATACGCCATGTCCGACCTCAGCGACCGTGCGCGACAGATGACCCTGGGGGTGAAAATTGTCGACGACACGCTCCTGCAAATCAGCGTCAAGGATGACGGCGAAGGCATTCCCGAGGAAAACATGACACGCATTTTTGCCCACGGTTTTACCACCCGCCAGGAAGGCCACGGCTTCGGTTTGCATAGCTGCGCGCTGGCCGCCATCGAGATGAATGGCCACCTCACTGCCCACAGTGACGGACCGGGCAAAGGCGCACAGTTCATCTTGCAAATCCCCCTGAAAACCGTGGCAGGTGACGCATGA
- a CDS encoding DUF4234 domain-containing protein, producing the protein MFDISSLKDKNNLTTLNLFLLVILTAGLYLIVWMYRTGTAIEEVTKIKIVSSSFFISYLALMGIGGLLVDLGTQDIVMLGSIMLLTSTILGLVWCFRARDALREYTQNEHDFELLMNWVCTLFFSFYYVNYCINDLPEAKQNSQGAIKPVDTSIEK; encoded by the coding sequence ATGTTCGACATCTCTTCGCTCAAAGACAAAAACAACCTCACGACACTTAATCTCTTCTTATTGGTCATCCTCACCGCCGGTCTTTATCTGATTGTGTGGATGTATCGAACCGGCACCGCTATAGAAGAGGTCACCAAAATCAAAATCGTCAGTTCGAGTTTTTTCATCAGTTACTTGGCACTGATGGGGATAGGCGGACTTTTAGTGGACTTGGGCACTCAGGATATCGTGATGTTGGGCAGCATCATGCTGCTGACTTCGACCATCTTGGGGCTTGTCTGGTGCTTCCGTGCACGCGATGCGTTGAGGGAATATACGCAGAATGAACACGACTTCGAGCTGCTGATGAACTGGGTCTGCACGTTGTTTTTTAGTTTTTATTACGTCAACTACTGCATCAACGACTTGCCTGAAGCCAAACAAAACAGCCAAGGCGCGATCAAGCCAGTCGACACCTCAATTGAGAAATGA